The DNA segment GTGGTCGAACTTGCCAATGAGCAACGAGCTTTCCGGGTAGCTGTAGATCTCCCCACTGGCGTTCCAGCTGATGAAGGGATCGTTGAGTTTGATGCATTTAAGGCGGATTATACGTGTATCATTGCTGCCTTAAAAATGAGTGCGTTAGTGGAGCATACCAGAGTATATTACGGCGAATGGAAAGTTTGTGATATTGGTTTGCCCGTGAAAAAACTCCCTTCCCCCAGTAGAAAAGTATGGCAAAGGGAAGGGGGCAGGCGAGTGTTACCTGGAAGGGATCCCAACTCTCATAAAGGGAGCCATGGGAAGGCGTTAGTTGTTGGCGGGGCAGCACATATGCCTGGATCAATTGCGATGTCAGCAAAGGCTGCACTTAGAAGTGGTGCTGGACTCGTAACGATTGCTACACCAAAAAGTGCGATGAATGCCGTTGCTTCCTATGTGCAGGAGGCAACTTTTCTGCCGCTTGCTGAAGAGCGGGGTGTCATAAAGGATTCGGCTGGTGTGGATGTGTCTGCTTATGATGGAGTAGCAATAGGTATGGGGATGGGCCGGGGGCAAGAATCTAATAACCTAGTGAGTCACCTCATCTCTACTGTGAAGGCTCCACTGCTTATCGACGCGGACGCCCTCTATCAACTGAAAAATCTCGTGGGTTTATTAAGGAGTAGGACATACCCGACAATTCTCACTCCGCATCCTGGCGAATTTGCTCATTTAGTAGATCAATCGATTTCTGCAATTGTACGTTCACCTTTTTCCTACAGTCGTGAATTCTCTAAAGCGTACGGTGTCTACACTGTGTTAAAAGGCCCTGCCACAATCATTACTGCTCCAGATGGTAGCCAGTTTGTAGACCTGTCAGGCAACGCCGGGCTAGCAAAAGGCGGGAGTGGTGACGTGCTATCAGGTATCTTACTTGCCATGATGCTTCAATCAGGATCTATCACTTATGCGTTAAATAACGGATGTATGTTGCACGGACTGACAGCTGAAATGTTAACAAAGGATGCTCACTCCATGGTTGATTTACTTGCGACAGATTTAGTTGAAGGTTTAACCCAGACCTTTCGTACATTTTCCTCTTGATCCACAAATAAACGTTCCCTTTGTCCTTCAGAAGAGACAAAGGAGTTGAGTGCATGAAGAAACGTTTTCTGATCCTTTTGTTCGTCTTAGTGACAATGATGCTCGTAATCAGTGCTTGCGGCGAGAAGTCCAAAGAAGACGTTGTGAAGAAACTATCGCAACAAGCCGAAGAGATGGCGGGTTATAAAACGGATGTAACTATGACCATGCGAACAGGTAAGGAAGAACAAAAATATCAGATTCAAATCTGGCATAAAAAAGAGGATTTTTATAGAGTGAAGCTTCATAATGAAGAGGATGAAAAGGGAAATCAAATCATTCTTAAGAACAAAAACGGAGTATATGTCTTAACGCCTGCTTTAAACAAGAGTTTCAAGTTTCAAAGCGATTGGCCTGAAAACACAAGCCAGCCTTACCTTTATGCGTCTTTAGTGGAGGATATTAAGAAAGATACTGAGGCAGAATTTAACACAACAGAGAATCATTATGTGTTTAAAACAAAAACAAACTACCAAAACAATCAAACGCTTCCTTCCCAAGAGATCTATTTCGATAAGAAAAACTTTAAACCTGTCATGGTGAAAGTGTTTGATCAAGACAAGCAGGCGCTAGTAGAAGTGCAGTTTAAGGACTTTACTAAAGCTGATGGACTTAAGAAGGAAGATTTCGATGTAGATCAAAACATGGCAATGGCCCCTACTGAAGCACCTGTTTCGAATATGGAAGAAGGTACTCAAGCTAATGATATCCTCTATCCACAAGAGACACTTGGAGCTGAGTTGGTTGATAAACAGGAAGTAAAAACAGATGAAGGTACTCGAGTGATTATGACCTATCAAGGGGAGAAAAGTTTTACTCTCATCCAAGAGCCAGCCGAGGTTGAGCCTACCAGTGCCGGACGGGCAGTGCCTGTAAGTGGCGACCCAGTACAATTAACTGGAGGTACATTCGGTGCAATGTCGGGTCAGCGTTTGCAATGGAGTCAATCCGACACAACATTTAACTTGGCGAGTGAAGAATTAACTCAAGAAGAGATGGTATCAATTGCCAGTTCAATCAACAGCCATTCTTCCAAATAGTAATCTCGCAAGCAGGCTTTAATGGTCTGCTTTTATTTTTAGAGGCACGACGATGAATGGCCCATGTGCAGTACGCGCCTTTCTTTCTCCGTGTTTTTGAGCTTCAGTCTTAATGGGAAGCTCTGGACTTTAACTGAAGAAACTCATTCTTCACATTGTTGACAGTTGGCTTCCCTCGTTCAATAATAGAAAGATATTGAAACAGAGAGGGGAGTTTCCCTTGTCAATTGAAGCATTTTATAGAGATACTTGGGCAGAAATTGATCTATCAGCGATTGAATATAATATAGAACAAATGCAGAAACGGCTTCCGCAGCATACAGGGATCTATGCTGTAGTGAAAGCTGACGCATATGGTCATGGAGATGTGCAAGTAGCCAAACAAGCACTGCGTGCCGGGGCAAAGAGACTTGCCGTATCATTGCTGGATGAGGCAGTTAAGCTTAGGAGAGCAGGGGTCACGGCACCTATTCTAGTTATGGGATGGAGCCGCCCAGAAGACATGCCTATAGCTGCAGAGAATGATATTGCAGTTACTGTTTTTCAGAAAGAATGGGTTGACCAAGTGAAAGAAACCTCATTTAACAAACCGCTTAAACTTCATATGAAATGGGACACAGGGATGGGAAGAGTCGGGATTCGAAGTACAAAAGAAATGGACACTCTTCTCTCCGTCATTAAAGCGAGTCCCCTCCTTGAATTACAGGCGTTGTATACTCACTTTGCAACGGCGGATGAAGAAGATCTAACCTATTATCAGGAGCAAACAGCGCGTTTTCAAGACATGTATGAACACTTTAAAAGGGTATGGCCGCACCCTGTAGAAATTCATACAGGCAATAGCGCGGCTAGTCAGCGTTTCCCGGAGCACATGCATCATTTTGTTCGGTTTGGTATCAGTATGTACGGACTTTATCCGTCTCCTGTCGTGAAGAAAGAGCGACCGATTGACCTTAATCCTTCCTTTTCATTAAAGAGTCAATTAATCCATGTGAAAAAAATGGATTCCAATGAAGCGATTAGCTACGGGGCCACCTACCAAACCGAGGAAGAGGAGTGGATTGGAACGATTCCGATCGGATACGCAGACGGCTGGATTCGAAAGCTACAAGGAATGGACGTGTTAGTGGACGGCAAACGTCACCCTATAGTCGGAAGAATATGTATGGATCAATGCATGATTAAACTGGATCGAGAATATTCTGTTGGAACTAAGGTTACATTAATTGGCAAGCAGGGTAACGAGATCATTCATACAGATGAGCTGGCCGATTATTTGGAAACCATTAACTATGAGATCCCTTGTATGATAAGTTACCGGGTACCACGCATGTATTTTATAAATGGGCATATTGTAGAAGTAGACAACACTTTATGAGGTTTTATTAGTAAGCGTAAGACAATACTCCTTATAATCAATCACCGCGCAACATTTTTCGAAAAAAAATACCAAGACTCCTTTGCAATAGACACGGGCGAATGATAAGATTAAATTGGACTTATTTGACTGGTTTCTTTTTGAGAGAAGATGGTGGAGGTGTATGGTTTTGTCCGACAACATGCAGGAGATTGTCATTCGTATTCCAGATAGTCTGCTAAACGAAGTGGATGGTCATGTTCAACTCGAAAACAGTGATCGGAGCGATTTCATGTGTAAAGCAACGAAAATGTACTTGCGGGAAGAGAAACAACGCTATATTAGAGAATCCATGCGTCGTGGATATATGGAAATGGCGAGAATTAATCTAACTATCGCTTCAGAAGCTTTTCAGGCCGAAGAGGAGGCAGATCACACCCTGGAGCAATTAGTGAGCGGGGTGTGAAGTCTGTGATAGTCAAACGAGGAGACGTTTATTTCGCTGATTTGTCCCCAGTTGTAGGATCAGAACAAGGAGGAGTGCGTCCTGTTCTGATTTTACAAAATGATATCGGGAATCGTTTCAGTCCCACAGTTATTATTGCAGCGATTACTGCGCAAATACAAAAGGCAAAACTTCCTACACATGTTGAGATTAATGCTGAAAAATATGGTTTCGAACGCAATTCTGTTATTCTGCTGGAACAAATCAGAACGATTGATAAACAACGTTTGACCGATAAGATCACACAACTAGATGGATCTATGATGCAACGTGTAAATGAATCGTTGCAAATCAGCCTTGGTCTAATCGACTTTTAAGATAAAGCTGACTTTAATTAGGCAGCTTTATTTTTTATGGATTTTTGTTGATAGAAGAGGGGTTTTGTTGGCGTGTTCATTTGAACAAGGCT comes from the Halobacillus shinanisalinarum genome and includes:
- a CDS encoding LolA family protein; the encoded protein is MKKRFLILLFVLVTMMLVISACGEKSKEDVVKKLSQQAEEMAGYKTDVTMTMRTGKEEQKYQIQIWHKKEDFYRVKLHNEEDEKGNQIILKNKNGVYVLTPALNKSFKFQSDWPENTSQPYLYASLVEDIKKDTEAEFNTTENHYVFKTKTNYQNNQTLPSQEIYFDKKNFKPVMVKVFDQDKQALVEVQFKDFTKADGLKKEDFDVDQNMAMAPTEAPVSNMEEGTQANDILYPQETLGAELVDKQEVKTDEGTRVIMTYQGEKSFTLIQEPAEVEPTSAGRAVPVSGDPVQLTGGTFGAMSGQRLQWSQSDTTFNLASEELTQEEMVSIASSINSHSSK
- the alr gene encoding alanine racemase yields the protein MSIEAFYRDTWAEIDLSAIEYNIEQMQKRLPQHTGIYAVVKADAYGHGDVQVAKQALRAGAKRLAVSLLDEAVKLRRAGVTAPILVMGWSRPEDMPIAAENDIAVTVFQKEWVDQVKETSFNKPLKLHMKWDTGMGRVGIRSTKEMDTLLSVIKASPLLELQALYTHFATADEEDLTYYQEQTARFQDMYEHFKRVWPHPVEIHTGNSAASQRFPEHMHHFVRFGISMYGLYPSPVVKKERPIDLNPSFSLKSQLIHVKKMDSNEAISYGATYQTEEEEWIGTIPIGYADGWIRKLQGMDVLVDGKRHPIVGRICMDQCMIKLDREYSVGTKVTLIGKQGNEIIHTDELADYLETINYEIPCMISYRVPRMYFINGHIVEVDNTL
- a CDS encoding CopG family ribbon-helix-helix protein, whose protein sequence is MVLSDNMQEIVIRIPDSLLNEVDGHVQLENSDRSDFMCKATKMYLREEKQRYIRESMRRGYMEMARINLTIASEAFQAEEEADHTLEQLVSGV
- a CDS encoding type II toxin-antitoxin system PemK/MazF family toxin yields the protein MIVKRGDVYFADLSPVVGSEQGGVRPVLILQNDIGNRFSPTVIIAAITAQIQKAKLPTHVEINAEKYGFERNSVILLEQIRTIDKQRLTDKITQLDGSMMQRVNESLQISLGLIDF
- a CDS encoding NAD(P)H-hydrate dehydratase, giving the protein MDVVTAQEMYEWDRVAIKSTGLDGRLLMENAGRAVSSDLEKKLGTHQRVIILIGAGNNGGDGFVIARTLLNRGYSVEAWQIVSDSKVEGDARYHKEIFIKSGYTLYKLEKTDDLSESLKSADVIVDAMLGIGVKGRLREPVKQVVELANEQRAFRVAVDLPTGVPADEGIVEFDAFKADYTCIIAALKMSALVEHTRVYYGEWKVCDIGLPVKKLPSPSRKVWQREGGRRVLPGRDPNSHKGSHGKALVVGGAAHMPGSIAMSAKAALRSGAGLVTIATPKSAMNAVASYVQEATFLPLAEERGVIKDSAGVDVSAYDGVAIGMGMGRGQESNNLVSHLISTVKAPLLIDADALYQLKNLVGLLRSRTYPTILTPHPGEFAHLVDQSISAIVRSPFSYSREFSKAYGVYTVLKGPATIITAPDGSQFVDLSGNAGLAKGGSGDVLSGILLAMMLQSGSITYALNNGCMLHGLTAEMLTKDAHSMVDLLATDLVEGLTQTFRTFSS